GAGTCGATCCAGTTCCGGCGGCACCAGGAACTCGATCCCGGTCTCTGGCGTCTCGGCGGCGACGGCCGACGGAACGCTCGTCTCCGATCCCAGCTCCAGCAAGGGCGGGTGTGCCCTGAAGCTCGGGTGGGACCTGACGGGAGCGGTCGTGTGGTGGGCGGCCGCCAGGTGGGTCAGTCCAGTGGCGAGTCCGAACGGCGTCGGTTCGATCGTGATTCGACCCGGTCCGGTCCGGTTGCCGGACGAGCCGCCGACGGTCACCGTCGTCGGCTCCCAGAACGAGACGACGAACTCCTCGCCGGCCGGCTTGACCGACGCCGGTCCCGGAAATCGCAGGTAGCTCGTCGGCCCGTGGGCCGATGCCCCCGATCGACTGCGGCACCTGAGGAGGTACTCGCCGTCGGGGAGTTCCGTCGGGGTCGTCACACGATACTGGGCGTCGAGGTCGAGTGCCGTCACCGTCACGTCGGAACACGGGATCGAGAGCCGATCGGCCTCGCCCTCGAAGCACTCGTCGATATCTCTCGGAATCGCAGACGACGACGCCTCGCTCAGTCGATTCAGCTGGGCACACAACGCTGGAAGTCCGGCCGGATCGGTCCCTTCGAATCCCCCCGAAGCGTCCGACTCGGCCGACCGGTCTCCGGCGTATGTCACCCCCCAGGTAGACATACAGCATGGTATGTGTGCCTCGGCTACATAATGGTTGCTGGTCACGTGCCAGAGTGTCGCATACGCTACCAGTGTGTGAACGGCCCACAGGTGCGCGCCGGAAAGGTAGATTATTGACGGCCGGACCGTACGGTTCGAGTATGCACTTCGACCATCTGGAGTCGGCCGATCCCGACGTCGCCGCCGCGCTGACGGACGAGGTCGACCGGCAGAACGACACGCTCGCCATGATCGCCTCGGAGAACCACGTCAGCGAGGCCGTCCTCGAAGCGCAGGGCTCGGCGCTGACGAACAAGTACGCCGAGGGATACCCCGGCGAACGCTACTACGGCGGCTGTGAACCCGCCGACGAGATCGAGGAACTCGCGATCGAACGAGCCCGGGAGCTGTACGGTGCCGACCACGTCAACGTCCAGCCACATTCCGGTTCCCAGGCCAACATGGGCGTCTACCTCGCGGTGCTCGACCCCGGCGACAAGATCCTCTCGCTGGACCTGACCCACGGCGGACACCTCTCGCACGGCCATCCAGCGAACTTCGCCGGCCAGATCTACGAGGTCGAGCAGTACGAGGTCGACGCCGAGACGGGCCGCCTCGACTACGACGAACTCCGGGCACAGGCCGAGGAGTACGACCCCGACATCATCGTCTCGGGCTACTCCGCGTATCCCCGCACCGTCGAGTGGGAGCGCATCCAGGACGCCGCCGACGCCGCCGACGCCTACCACCTCGCGGACATCGCGCACATCACCGGCCTCGTCGCCGCCGGGGTTCACCCCTCGCCGGTCGGCGTCGCCGACTTCGTCACCGGGTCGACGCACAAGACGATCCGTGCCGGCCGCGGCGGCATCATCATGTGCGACGAGGCGTACGCCGACGACATCGATTCGGCGGTGTTCCCCGGCATGCAGGGCGGCCCCCTGATGCACAACGTCGCCGGCAAAGCGGTCGGCTTCGGCGAAGCGCTCGAACCGGAGTTCGAGGAGTACGCACAGGCGACCGTCGATAACGCGAAGGCACTGGGCGGCCGCCTGCAAGAGCACGGCCTCGATCTGGTCTCCGACGGCACGGACAACCACCTCGTCCTGATCGACCTCCGACCGTCCCATCCGGACACGACCGGCAAAGAGGTCGAGGAGACCCTCGAAGAAGCCGGCATCGTCCTCAACGCCAACACCGTCCCCGGCGAGACGCGCTCGGCGTTCAACCCCTCGGGCATCCGCGCGGGCACGCCCGGCCTCACGACGCGTGGCTTCGACGAAGAAGCCTGCGAGGAAGTGGCGGACCTCATCTACGAGGTCGTCGACGCACCCGACGACGAGGACGTGATCGCCGAGGTCAGTGCGCGCGTCGACGAACTCACCGACGAGTTCGACCTCTACGGCGAGGACAGCGAAGGGCTCGTTTACGAGTAAGGCGAGGGGCGCGACCGAAGGGAGCGGCCCTCTGTAATGCGAGCGGGAGTGAGCGTAGCGAACGACACGCGAGCAGCGAGAGCCTGAGCGTAGCGAAGGATCTCGTTTTTGCGAGGGCGCAGAGAACTACGACACGCCCACTCGACGGCACCGTTCACGCGCTCTGAGACGGCCGAAGTGTCCGAGGGCGTGCCCTGTGTCGTCGTCCGAAGTCACGACCAGAGCCATGGCTACGGCGGCCAGCCGATGGTCGTGAACGTCGACATCGGGCAGGCGAGACGGGTACAGCAGGGTGGTGACAGCGAGGGGTTCGACGACGGCGACTGTCCGTGATCGACGGCGCTGTTGGCTGTGTCGACACTGTCATAGGAGGGCTTTTGTTTCGCGGGCCACCCCCATCAGGTGATGACCGAAATTATCGACGGCAACGAGGTCGCCCAGGAGATCCGGGACGGCCTCGGCGACGCGATCGCGACGCTGGAGGACGCGGGCGTCACGCCCGCGCTGGCGACGGTGCTGATGAGCGACGACCCCGCCAGCGAGACCTACGTCTCGATGAAGCAAGACGACTGCGAGGAGGTTGGTATCGAGGCCCTGGACATCGAGATCTCGCCCGACGCCGACGCCCAGGAGCTGTACGACACGATCGACGAGCTCAACGACGACGAGGCCGTCAACGGCGTTCTCGTCCAGATGCCGGTCCCGGACCACGTGGACGATCGAACGGTCCTGCGGAACATCGACCCCGCCAAGGACGTGGACGGCTTCCACCCGGAGAACGTCGGTCGCCTCGTGGCCGGGAACGCACGCTTCAAGCCGTGTACGCCCCACGGCATCCAGAAGCTCCTCGATGCTGCCGGCGTCGATACCGAGGGCAAAGACGCCGTCGTCGTCGGCCGCTCGGAGATCGTCGGCAAGCCGATGGCGAACCTCCTGCTCCAGAAAGGCGAGGGCGGCAACGCCACGGTGACGGTGTGTCACTCCCGGACCGACGACATGGCGGCCAAGACCCGTGCGGCGGACATCGTGATCGCCGCGGCGGGCGTGCCGGAGCTGATCGACGGCGAGATGCTCACCGAGGGGACGACCGTGATCGACGTGGGCGTCAACCGCGTGGACGTCTCCGAACAGGGTTCGGAGGGCAGCCAGACGGAGTCTGGCTCGGTCGACAACGAGAAGGGGTACGAGCTGGTCGGCGACGTGGACTTCGAGAGCGCCAAAGCGAAGGCGAGCGCGATCACGCCGGTCCCCGGCGGCGTCGGCCCCATGACGCGTGCGATGTTGCTGTACAACACCGTGAAGGCGACGGCCCAGCAACACGGCGTCGACGTGGACCTCCCCTGAGATGGCCGAGGGACACGACCGCGACCCAGACGACGTGGGCGAGGACGTGGCGCGGTTCGAGTCGACCCAGCGTCTGGACCCCGACGCGTTCAACCACGCAAAGTCACGGCTCGACGGCGGCTACGAGTGTGCCGTCGCGGCCCTCCTGACGGACGCCGACGGACGCGTCCTCCTGGTCTGTGAAGACGGGCGCTGGAGCCTCCCAGGTGGCGAAGTCGGCGGTGACCAGTCACGGGAGGCCGCCCTCCGCGACGCCGTCGCGGCGACGACCGGGCTGGAGCTGACCGTCGGACGGCTGGTGGCCGTCAACGACGTGACCCTGACCGACGGGGACCGCGAGGCGTCGCTCGCGTTCGAGATCTACGACGGCGAGATAGCGGCCGGCGAGCCGGAGCCGGCGCGGGCGTCTGTCACCGCCACCGCGTGGCACGACGAGGTGCCCGCCGCGACCGTCGACCGCGACGTGATCGACGAACTGCGGTAAGCTACTGTTCGACGCCGTTGAGCCAGTTGTCGGCCGTCACGAGCGCGCTCTCGTCGCCGGCCGCGAGGTACTGTCCGAGGTCGCGCGCGGCGTGGACGAGTCGGTCGGCGTCTTTCGGGTCCACGTCGCCGTCGAGGGCCTCGATCCGTTTGCGGTGGTCTCGGATACGACCGGACAGCGACCGGGCCTGTGGGTCGGGCTCGTCGTCGAGATACGCGCGCAGATCACGCTGGTAGGCCTCGACGGCGGCCATCATCGCCAGGCCGTAGGACGGACGCAGTTCCGACGGTACCTCTCGGGGATCCGGCCGTTCGCCCTCGTCGGCACCCCTGAGTAGCGTGAAGAAGTACAGCTCCTGGGCGTCGGTCGGCTGGAGCGTGCGTGCGATCTCGCTGGCGACGTGGCGGAGTTCGGTCGCGGCCACGAAGGTCTCGTCGAGGGCGAGCAGCGATCCGCCGTCGACGAAGCCGCGCTGACGGACGTACTCCGACGACCGCTCGGCGGCGTCCGTGGCGATCTCTTCGAGCGGTCGCTCGTCGATCGACCCGCGCACCGGCGTCAGATCGTACTCGACGGGGGCGTTCGTGTGGCGCGTGCGGTCGTCGACGCCGACGCTCCGGAGACTCCCGCAGTCGGGACACTCGACGCTGGCCGTCTCGTAGTACGACCAGCGGCTGCCACACGCCTTGCACTCGCGGTGGCCTCGAACCTTCATGGCTCACTGTCGGCGTGGCAGCCTCAAGTTCCTTCCGTCGCCGGGTCGAACAATCGGTATGCGCGAGCAAGCAGCGATCAGAGAGCAGTACGAGTTCCTCTGTGAACAGCTGGACAGCGAGGAGATGAACCACGATCGCGTGCGAATGATGCTGACGCACTATCGGCGCGCACTCGGCTGGGTCCTCGAAGAAGAGCACATGTAGCTCGTGGTAGTGGTCAGTACAGCGACCTTATCTGGCGGCTGGCGACAGGTTTAAGTTACTCAACGACCCACGACCAAGTGACGCTTCGCTTTGGAGGGCCGAAGCGTCAGCGGGGACCAATTCAGGGCGGCAAGCGAATCGGGCCTTCCGCCTGATTCGCTTTCCACTTTCGTTTCGAAACTCGGTAGTCGCGACGCTATCGCTCGGCGAACGGACGCGAGACAGTCGAGCGACAGCACCGTGAACGCCGCCGTTCAGCGTCGGGGTATGATGTATCTGAGATACGTCGACAGATCGCGATATCGTCAGTGCAACAACTATTCCTTCGCACTCAGCTGACACCGGCGGATCTGGCGAGAGGTCGCCACGAGCGCGTGATTTCGAAGCGAAGCGAAAGCGTCGAGTCGGATCCGATATACTTATTAGATTCCGACAATAAACACGTGATAGACTTTACCGATGTACGACCTGACAGGATTCCAGCGAGACCTCCTGTACGTCATCGCCGGGAAAGAGGAGCCACACGGGCTGGCGATCAAGGAGGAACTCGAAGATTACTACGAGAAAGAGATTCACCACGGCAGGCTGTACCCGAATCTCGATACGCTCGTCGACAAGGGACTGGTGGAGAAAGGGCAGCGCGACCGCAGGACGAACTACTACAGTCTCACGCGGCGCGGCCGACGAGAGATCGAGGCACGGCGAGACTGGGAAGACGACTACGTGGACGTAACGTAGCGCCGCTGACTGTTGTCAGTCACTGTCACATACGACTGGCACTGTGGAGTGGCGGCATTCGTCACCAGCGAGTCCTCGGCAGTGTCAGGCTCCGGTTGGTGTCCCCCCGTCGGCGTCTTTCTCACCGTCGACGGCGTCCGCGCCGTCGGTATCGTCGGTCAACACGGCCGGATCGACTTCTCTGGCGCGAATCGGTTCGTCGGTCACCAGCTCCGGCAGGACGATCCGTGCGAAGTGCGTGACCAACACCAGCACGATCGGACCGAGGAAGATACCGTACCACCCCCAGATGAGCGGCCCGAGGATGTAGGCGAACATCAGCGCACCGGTGTGGAGTTCCCCGCCCGAGACGTAGGGCCGCACGAGGAGATCCGGGATCACGTCGACGACGACGAAACTGACCGCGGCGAAGGCGACGACGAACCACCACCCCTCGCCGCTGGTCCCCGCCAGGACGGCGAGATAGGCCGCCATCGGGACGTAGACCAGTTTCATGCCGACGATGGGGATCAGACTCGCCGCACCGGCGAGCACGCCGACCAGTGCCGCGTACGGAATGGCGACCGACGCGGGCGCGATCTGGTTGAGCAGCGTGTACACGATGCCACCGACCAGCCCCGTGATCATCGCGTTCAGGATGTTCCCGTAGAACACTTTGTCGAAGCTTTCGTCGACGGCAGCGACGAACTCCTCGAAGACGGTGCGCTCGGCCGTCAGGTGGCCGGCCCAGCCCGCGAACCGGCGGTCGTCCCGGAGCAGGTAGAACGCGATCGCGAGCATCACGAACAGGTGTAAGAGTCCCGTGCCGACGACCCCGAGGTAGCCAAGCGCCGATTCGAGCGTCGTCGTGATCGTCCCGACGCCGCCGACGTTGTCCAGCAGCGCGGTCGGATCGCTCAACACAGTCAGATTCAGGTACGGTTCGGCCGTCTCCAGCAAGTCGTCGATCTGGCTCCCGGACTCGGCACCGTCGATCTCGTCGGCGAAGCGATTCAGTTGCTGGAGGGCGATCCCGAGCGTGTAGGCCAACAACAGGAGCGCCGGGAGGACCATCCCGACCAGCGAGACGCCCGCGGCGACCGACGCCTGGTCGATCCGTCGCCGGACCCGACGATAGAGCCGCCGGGTCGCGTAGTAGACGAACAGTCCGAAGACGAAGGTCCCGACGAAGCGATAGGCGACGAAGACGAGGGCGGCGGCGAGCACGAACCCCAGGGCGACCCACGCGGTTCGTGGCCAGTCGACGTCGAACTCGAACTCGACCATGGCACCGTGTTCGATGGACCCCGAAAAAAAGGTCGGGGTCGGTCCGAAACGCGGACCGACCGCGGAGATATATGCCGGGCGTGTGAGACGGTAGCTGTGACCGCGCTGACGACACTCGGACTGAGTCCGGTCGGCGACGAGGTGGGGCGCATCGTCCTCGCGGCGGCCCTCGGGATGTTCCTGGGCATCGAACGGGAGTGGTCCCAGAAATCCGCCGGGATTCGTACGTTCGCCCTCCTCAGCCTGCTCGGTGCCGTCTTCACGCTCGTCGAGGCCGACAGCCTGCTCGTGGTCGGCGGCCTGCTCGTCATCGTCCAGGGCGTGTTGCTGGCGGCTGAGGGGCTCAGAGACGAGGCGGCGGGACTGTCCCTGACGACCTCCGTCTCGATGCTGGTCGCCTACGGCGTCGGCGCGCTCGTGATGCAGTCGTACATCCTCGAAGGCGTGACCGTCGCGATCCTCTCGTCGCTCTTGCTGGTGCTCAAACGCGAACTCCACAGCTTCGCCGGGGGGCTCAGCCGCGCCGAGTTGCGGTCTGCGACGGAGTTCGCGATCCTGGCGTTCGTGGTCTACCCGCTGTTGCCCGCCGCTCCGATCCCGGTCTCGGTCGCGGAGCTCTCGCTGGAACTGGAGTTGCGCGTCGCGTGGCTGCTCGTCGTCACCGTCGCGGGCATCGGCATCGCGAACTACGCGATCGTCCAGACCTACGGCGGACGGGGCATCGCGGTGACTGGCTTCTTCGGCGGACTGGCCTCCTCGACGGCCGTCGTCGGGACCATGCTCGACCACGTCCGCCAGCGGCCGGCCGCCGCGAGCTACGCTCTGGCGGCGATCCTGCTGGCCGACGCCGCCATGGCGCTGCGGAATCTCGTCATCGCGATCGCGTTCACGTTCGAGCGGGGGATCCTCTATCAGTCGATCGTCCCGCTCGGTGCCGTCACGGTCGGGAGCGTCGCCGTCGCGGCCTACACCGCCGACTGGACGGAGTCGGTCGAGATGGAACTCGACAGTCCGTTCTCGCTCCGCAACGCGCTCGTGTTCGGCGGGATCTTCCTCGTCGTGCTGGTGGCCAGCACGGTCGCGAGAGCCCAGTTCGGTACCGGCGGACTGTACCTGACCGCGCTGCTGTCGGGGCTGGTCTCCAGCGGCGCGGGCACCACCTCGGCGGTGTTGCTCTACCGGGGCGGTGCCGTCGACTCGAACACTGCGACGATCGCCATCTTGCTGGCGACGGCCGCCAGCATCGCCGTGAAAGCCGGCCTGACGATCGCGAGCCCGGACCGTCGCTTCGCGGTCAGAGTGGCGCTCTGGAGCCTCGCGCTGCTGGCCGGCGCGACCGCGGTGACGCTCGCGGTGATCGTCTGAGACGGAACGACAACCGTCCGTCGGGTGCTACCCATCCGGCGGTGTCTTTTATCACGAGCGGGCGTGTAGTTCGGTAGCATGGATCGTGACAGCGTCGAGCCGGTGGTCGAGGATCTCCCCGGCGAACGCGCCAGCGAGTGGGTCGAGTACCACCACGAGCACGCAGCCCCCAGCACCTACGTCTACGAGTTCGTCTGGGACCGCGACGCACCGGCGATCGGCCCCTTCTGTACCGACGTGGACGGCAACGTCCTGATGGACTGGACCGGCCACGTCGGCGCGATGCCACTGGGGTACAACAACCCCAAAGTGCTCGATCCGCTGTCGGCGTTCGACCTCGTCGAGCCCACGAAGATCGCGGGACAGGACTTCTACGCGACCGGCACCGACTCCGATCTCCCCGGCGCAGCCGGGCTGATGGATCGCCTGACGGACATTTCCAGTCACTACGGGATGGACACCATCTTCCTCTCGAACAGCGGTGCCGAGGCGGTCGAGAACGCCATCAAGATCAGCTACGACCACCGCCGGGGCAAGTACGCGATCACCTTCGAAGGTGCCTTCCACGGTCGAACGCTGGGAGCGCTCTCGCTCAACCGCTCGAAGGCGGTGTACCGCAGGCAGTTCCCCGAGATCGCGACGGTCCACGACGCTCCCTTCTGTGACGATCGCCACTGCACGCCCGAGAGCTGTGACTGTGGCTTCTTCACGGGCGACGGCTCGGTGCTGGGGCGGATGCTCGACCCCGAGACCGGCCACGTCGATCCCGACGACGTGTCCTATATCATCTTCGAACCGATCCAGGGCGAGGGTGGGTACCGGTTCCCCAGCGACGCCTTCGCGACGGAGATCGCCGACATCGCCGAGCGACACGGCGTGCCGATCGTCGTCGACGAGGTCCAGACCGGTCTGGGGCGCACGGGCGAGTGGTGGGGCTCGGATCACTACCCGTTCGATCCGGACGTGATCGCCAGCGCGAAGGCGCTCCGTGTCGGCGCGACCATCGCCAGCGCAGACGTGTTCCCCGACGAGAAGGGCCGCCTCTCTTCGACGTGGGGAGCCGGGGACGTGCTCGCGTGCGCTCAGGGCGCGCTCACCATCGACGCCATCGAGGAGTGCGATCTGCTCGACAACGCTGTCGAGCGAGGGCGGGCGTTCGTCGAGCGGTTCCGCGACGCGACGGCCCAGTCGGCGGCCGTGGAAGACGTGCGCGGCGAGGGGCTCTTGCTCGCCGTCGAGTTCGACAGCAAGGAACGGCGGCAAGCGGTCATCGAGGCCGCCATGCAGCGCGGGCTGTTGACGCTTGGCTGCGGTCGGAAGACGCTGCGCCTGCTCCCGCCGCTGGACTCGACGCGCCGAGAGATCGAACTGGGCTCCGGGCTGCTCGCGGATGCAGTCGACGCGGTCGCCTGATTCGACATTCGTCGAACGCGCCATGTGGTCTAGACGGGCAGCGTGAACTCGCGGACGTAGCGCCAGAGGGAGGAGAGATCGCTCGGCGAGAGGAGTCTGAGGATGTGCCGTCTGCTGCCCTCGTTGACCTTCGAGAGCGTCTCGCGGTCCAGGGCGTTCAGGTCCCGCATGAGCTGGTCGTATCGCTCGTTGGGCACGAGATACAGCAGTCGCGTCATGAACAGGCGACGCTCCTGTCTGGGAGCCACGCGCTCGTGCCAGAGATCGTCGTAGACCGCCATCGCTTCGCGGGACGTATCTACGCCACCGGTGAGACAGCGGTCGGCGGTCATCGCCGCCGCGCGTGCCGAGCGCATCCCCTTGTCGATCCCCTCGCCCCACACGGGATCGACGGAGGGGACCGTGTCGCCGATCGCCACGAACGAGTCGGTACTCATCGATCCCGGCGGCTGGACGTGTGCAGAGCCACGGGCCTGGGTCGACTCGACTCGGCTGGCGTCGGCAAAGCGCGGGTCGCTGTCGAGCCAGTGTTCGAGGTAGCCGTCGACGGTCCGTTCGTCGCTGGCGTGGTCCCGGTATCGCTCGTTCTGGATGTAGCAGACGCCGACCTTGGCCGTGTCGCCGCCGGTGTGGAAGATCCACGAGTAGCCGCCGGGAGCGAAGTCGTGGTCCAGTCGGAGCATCATCGCGTCGGTCAGATCGGCGTAGTCGGGGTGGTCCAGTTCGACGCCCTCGAACTGGTACTCGATGCCGATGGCGTGGTTCCGGCGTTCGAGATCGACGACGCCCAGCTCCTTGGCCAGCGGTGCCGCCGGCC
Above is a genomic segment from Halomicrobium sp. LC1Hm containing:
- the glyA gene encoding serine hydroxymethyltransferase, with the translated sequence MHFDHLESADPDVAAALTDEVDRQNDTLAMIASENHVSEAVLEAQGSALTNKYAEGYPGERYYGGCEPADEIEELAIERARELYGADHVNVQPHSGSQANMGVYLAVLDPGDKILSLDLTHGGHLSHGHPANFAGQIYEVEQYEVDAETGRLDYDELRAQAEEYDPDIIVSGYSAYPRTVEWERIQDAADAADAYHLADIAHITGLVAAGVHPSPVGVADFVTGSTHKTIRAGRGGIIMCDEAYADDIDSAVFPGMQGGPLMHNVAGKAVGFGEALEPEFEEYAQATVDNAKALGGRLQEHGLDLVSDGTDNHLVLIDLRPSHPDTTGKEVEETLEEAGIVLNANTVPGETRSAFNPSGIRAGTPGLTTRGFDEEACEEVADLIYEVVDAPDDEDVIAEVSARVDELTDEFDLYGEDSEGLVYE
- a CDS encoding bifunctional methylenetetrahydrofolate dehydrogenase/methenyltetrahydrofolate cyclohydrolase, whose translation is MTEIIDGNEVAQEIRDGLGDAIATLEDAGVTPALATVLMSDDPASETYVSMKQDDCEEVGIEALDIEISPDADAQELYDTIDELNDDEAVNGVLVQMPVPDHVDDRTVLRNIDPAKDVDGFHPENVGRLVAGNARFKPCTPHGIQKLLDAAGVDTEGKDAVVVGRSEIVGKPMANLLLQKGEGGNATVTVCHSRTDDMAAKTRAADIVIAAAGVPELIDGEMLTEGTTVIDVGVNRVDVSEQGSEGSQTESGSVDNEKGYELVGDVDFESAKAKASAITPVPGGVGPMTRAMLLYNTVKATAQQHGVDVDLP
- a CDS encoding NUDIX domain-containing protein; translated protein: MAEGHDRDPDDVGEDVARFESTQRLDPDAFNHAKSRLDGGYECAVAALLTDADGRVLLVCEDGRWSLPGGEVGGDQSREAALRDAVAATTGLELTVGRLVAVNDVTLTDGDREASLAFEIYDGEIAAGEPEPARASVTATAWHDEVPAATVDRDVIDELR
- a CDS encoding TFIIB-type zinc ribbon-containing protein, which produces MKVRGHRECKACGSRWSYYETASVECPDCGSLRSVGVDDRTRHTNAPVEYDLTPVRGSIDERPLEEIATDAAERSSEYVRQRGFVDGGSLLALDETFVAATELRHVASEIARTLQPTDAQELYFFTLLRGADEGERPDPREVPSELRPSYGLAMMAAVEAYQRDLRAYLDDEPDPQARSLSGRIRDHRKRIEALDGDVDPKDADRLVHAARDLGQYLAAGDESALVTADNWLNGVEQ
- a CDS encoding PadR family transcriptional regulator, whose amino-acid sequence is MYDLTGFQRDLLYVIAGKEEPHGLAIKEELEDYYEKEIHHGRLYPNLDTLVDKGLVEKGQRDRRTNYYSLTRRGRREIEARRDWEDDYVDVT
- a CDS encoding AI-2E family transporter, giving the protein MVEFEFDVDWPRTAWVALGFVLAAALVFVAYRFVGTFVFGLFVYYATRRLYRRVRRRIDQASVAAGVSLVGMVLPALLLLAYTLGIALQQLNRFADEIDGAESGSQIDDLLETAEPYLNLTVLSDPTALLDNVGGVGTITTTLESALGYLGVVGTGLLHLFVMLAIAFYLLRDDRRFAGWAGHLTAERTVFEEFVAAVDESFDKVFYGNILNAMITGLVGGIVYTLLNQIAPASVAIPYAALVGVLAGAASLIPIVGMKLVYVPMAAYLAVLAGTSGEGWWFVVAFAAVSFVVVDVIPDLLVRPYVSGGELHTGALMFAYILGPLIWGWYGIFLGPIVLVLVTHFARIVLPELVTDEPIRAREVDPAVLTDDTDGADAVDGEKDADGGTPTGA
- a CDS encoding MgtC/SapB family protein, producing MTALTTLGLSPVGDEVGRIVLAAALGMFLGIEREWSQKSAGIRTFALLSLLGAVFTLVEADSLLVVGGLLVIVQGVLLAAEGLRDEAAGLSLTTSVSMLVAYGVGALVMQSYILEGVTVAILSSLLLVLKRELHSFAGGLSRAELRSATEFAILAFVVYPLLPAAPIPVSVAELSLELELRVAWLLVVTVAGIGIANYAIVQTYGGRGIAVTGFFGGLASSTAVVGTMLDHVRQRPAAASYALAAILLADAAMALRNLVIAIAFTFERGILYQSIVPLGAVTVGSVAVAAYTADWTESVEMELDSPFSLRNALVFGGIFLVVLVASTVARAQFGTGGLYLTALLSGLVSSGAGTTSAVLLYRGGAVDSNTATIAILLATAASIAVKAGLTIASPDRRFAVRVALWSLALLAGATAVTLAVIV
- a CDS encoding aminotransferase class III-fold pyridoxal phosphate-dependent enzyme; the protein is MDRDSVEPVVEDLPGERASEWVEYHHEHAAPSTYVYEFVWDRDAPAIGPFCTDVDGNVLMDWTGHVGAMPLGYNNPKVLDPLSAFDLVEPTKIAGQDFYATGTDSDLPGAAGLMDRLTDISSHYGMDTIFLSNSGAEAVENAIKISYDHRRGKYAITFEGAFHGRTLGALSLNRSKAVYRRQFPEIATVHDAPFCDDRHCTPESCDCGFFTGDGSVLGRMLDPETGHVDPDDVSYIIFEPIQGEGGYRFPSDAFATEIADIAERHGVPIVVDEVQTGLGRTGEWWGSDHYPFDPDVIASAKALRVGATIASADVFPDEKGRLSSTWGAGDVLACAQGALTIDAIEECDLLDNAVERGRAFVERFRDATAQSAAVEDVRGEGLLLAVEFDSKERRQAVIEAAMQRGLLTLGCGRKTLRLLPPLDSTRREIELGSGLLADAVDAVA
- a CDS encoding digeranylgeranylglycerophospholipid reductase, whose amino-acid sequence is MSDNYDVVVAGAGPAGAQCARDLADRGYDVVVLETETAAEFPARSDKSTGGTFASMMTAFGIPDDVVMHATDAVVLESPSDHFVQDQPGFVLDFPAFKQFLVDDGRAKGAEYRFDARVRDPIVEGGSVVGVRYNGDETVYGDIVVDATGPAAPLAKELGVVDLERRNHAIGIEYQFEGVELDHPDYADLTDAMMLRLDHDFAPGGYSWIFHTGGDTAKVGVCYIQNERYRDHASDERTVDGYLEHWLDSDPRFADASRVESTQARGSAHVQPPGSMSTDSFVAIGDTVPSVDPVWGEGIDKGMRSARAAAMTADRCLTGGVDTSREAMAVYDDLWHERVAPRQERRLFMTRLLYLVPNERYDQLMRDLNALDRETLSKVNEGSRRHILRLLSPSDLSSLWRYVREFTLPV